A single Rattus norvegicus strain BN/NHsdMcwi chromosome 5, GRCr8, whole genome shotgun sequence DNA region contains:
- the Alg6 gene encoding dolichyl pyrophosphate Man9GlcNAc2 alpha-1,3-glucosyltransferase isoform X4 codes for MKLRDTGKKLPLTYQSNNGSRDQIQAGRLCTSTFTYGDTPPSPKLRSDTRTCVSWQPSGWRSAENSSMSRQCLRCFLICTFFSNAYRDISSRYFNSSDNNLQYWGLDYPPLTAYHSLLCAYVAKFINPDWVALHTSRGYESQAHKLFMRTTVLAADLLIYIPAVLLYCYSLKEISPKRKIASALCILLYPGLILIDYGHFQYNSVSLGFALWGVLGVSCDWDLLGSLAFCLALNYKQMELYHSLPFFCFLLGKCFKKGLRGKGSALFIRIACTVVASFLLCWLPFLTEREHALQVVRRLFPVDRGLFEDKVANIWCSLNVFLKIKDILPRHIQIAISFCFTFLSLLPACIKLTVQPSAKGFRFTLTSLLSFN; via the exons ATGAAGCTCAGAGACACTGGCAAGAAATTACCCTTAACTTACCAGTCAAACAATG gttccagggatcaaatccaGGCTGGCAGGCTTTGTACAAGCACTTTCACCTATGGAGACACCCCGCCAAGCCCTAAGCTACGATCTGATACAAGAACCTGTGTGTCTTGGCAACCCTCTGGATGGAGATCAGCTGAAAACAGCAGCATGAGCAGACAGTGTCTTcgctgtttcctcatctgtactTTTTTCTCTAACGCTTACCGTGACATCAGCTCTAG GTATTTTAACAGTAGTGATAACAATTTACAGTACTGGGGATTGGATTACCCACCTCTTACGGCCTATCACAGTCtcttatgtgcatatgt GGCAAAGTTTATAAACCCAGACTGGGTTGCTCTCCACACATCACGAGGCTATGAGAGTCAGGCACACAAGCTCTTCATGCGTACCACAG TTCTCGCTGCTGATTTGCTCATTTATATACCCGCAGTGCTTTTGTACTGTTACTCCTTAAAAGAAATCTCACCTAAGAGAAAG ATCGCCAGCGCGCTATGCATATTGCTGTACCCAGGTCTCATTCTTATCGACTATGGACATTTTCA GTATAATTCTGTGAGTCTTGGCTTTGCTCTGTGGGGTGTTCTTGGAGTGTCTTGTGACTGGGACCTGCTAGGGTCATTGGCCTTTTGCTTAGCTCTAAATTATAAACAGATGGAGCTTTACCACTCCCTAccatttttttgctttttacttggcaaatgttttaaaaaaggcCTCAGAGGAAAGGG GTCTGCATTGTTCATTAGGATAGCCTGTACTGTCGTGGCCTCCTTCCTTCTGTGTTGGCTGCCGTTCTTGACAGAAAGGGAGCATGCCCTGCAGGTCGTGAGAAGACTCTTCCCTGTTGATCGCGGATTGTTTGAG gataaaGTAGCCAATATTTGGTGCAGCCTTAATGTTTTTCTGAAGATTAAAGACATTTTGCCTCGTCACATCCAGATAGCAATCAG cTTTTGCTTCACATTTTTGAGCTTGCTTCCTGCATGCATAAAGTTGACAGTTCAGCCCTCTGCTAAAGGATTCAGATTCACTCTG ACCAGTCTGCTTAGTTTTAACTGA